The following are encoded together in the Bradyrhizobium genosp. L genome:
- a CDS encoding DegQ family serine endoprotease yields the protein MLRPVRFAAIFALFGLSLLGSPSQAEAQDRRVPSSQAELQLSYAPIVQRVQPAVVNVYAAKMVQNRNPFLDDPIFRRFFGVPGQQPEQMQRSLGSGVMVDSSGLVVTNNHVIEGADQVKVSLSDKREFEAEIVLKDSRSDLAVLRLKDTNKEKFTTLDFANSDQLQVGDVVLAIGNPFGVGQTVTHGIISALARTQVGITDYQFFIQTDAAINPGNSGGALVDMTGRLAGINTAIFSRSGGSQGIGFAIPANMVRVVVASAKGGGKAVKRPWLGARLQAVTPEIAETLGLKLPSGALVANVAPNSPAAKAGLKLSDLIVGIDGTPIDDPNAFDYRFATRPLGGNAEIEVQRAGKPVKLTVPLETAPDTGRDEIVLTARSPFQGARVANISPALADELHLDAGAEGVVVTELADDGTAANVGFQKGDIILAVNNEKIARTGDLDKASKTGSRVWRITLVRGGQQINVTLGG from the coding sequence ATGCTCCGACCCGTCCGCTTTGCCGCCATCTTCGCCCTGTTCGGACTGTCCCTGCTGGGAAGTCCTAGCCAGGCCGAGGCCCAGGACCGCCGCGTACCGTCCTCGCAGGCGGAGCTGCAGCTGTCCTACGCCCCGATCGTGCAGCGCGTGCAGCCGGCGGTCGTCAATGTCTACGCTGCCAAGATGGTCCAGAACCGCAATCCATTCCTGGATGATCCGATCTTTCGCAGATTTTTTGGCGTGCCGGGACAGCAGCCCGAGCAGATGCAGCGCTCGCTCGGTTCCGGCGTGATGGTCGATTCGTCCGGCCTCGTGGTCACAAACAATCACGTGATCGAAGGCGCCGACCAGGTGAAGGTCTCGCTGTCCGACAAGCGGGAATTCGAGGCCGAGATCGTGTTGAAGGACAGCCGCAGCGACCTCGCGGTGCTCCGCCTGAAGGACACCAACAAGGAGAAGTTCACCACCCTCGACTTCGCCAATTCCGACCAGCTGCAGGTCGGCGACGTCGTGCTCGCGATCGGCAACCCGTTCGGCGTCGGCCAGACCGTGACGCACGGCATCATCTCGGCCTTGGCGCGCACCCAGGTCGGGATCACCGACTATCAATTCTTCATCCAGACCGACGCCGCCATCAATCCCGGCAATTCCGGCGGCGCGCTGGTCGACATGACCGGGCGGCTTGCCGGCATCAACACCGCGATCTTCTCGCGCTCCGGCGGCTCGCAGGGCATCGGCTTCGCGATCCCCGCCAACATGGTGCGCGTGGTGGTGGCCTCCGCCAAGGGCGGCGGCAAGGCGGTGAAGCGGCCCTGGCTCGGCGCGCGGCTGCAGGCCGTGACGCCCGAGATCGCCGAGACGCTCGGCCTGAAGCTGCCGTCTGGTGCGCTGGTCGCCAATGTCGCGCCGAACAGTCCGGCGGCGAAGGCGGGGCTCAAGCTCTCCGACCTGATCGTCGGGATCGACGGCACGCCGATCGACGATCCCAACGCGTTCGACTATCGCTTCGCCACCCGGCCGCTCGGCGGCAACGCCGAGATCGAGGTGCAGCGCGCCGGCAAGCCGGTGAAGCTCACCGTGCCGCTGGAGACCGCGCCCGACACCGGCCGCGACGAGATCGTGCTGACCGCGCGCTCGCCGTTCCAGGGCGCGCGCGTCGCCAACATCTCGCCGGCGCTCGCCGATGAATTGCATCTCGATGCCGGCGCCGAGGGCGTCGTGGTGACCGAGCTCGCCGACGACGGCACCGCGGCCAATGTCGGATTCCAGAAGGGCGACATCATCCTGGCGGTCAACAACGAGAAGATCGCGCGGACCGGCGATCTGGACAAGGCGTCGAAGACGGGATCGCGGGTCTGGCGGATCACCCTGGTGCGCGGCGGCCAGCAGATCAACGTGACGCTCGGCGGATGA
- a CDS encoding OprO/OprP family phosphate-selective porin produces the protein MGATKLSAIAVGIAGALAASPAFAESSDAEIALLKQQLHMLEQKLDKLQKQSDANSATAASANARAKAADTKAADANAKAASVANANAALPVKGPIAASGVVVTMPNNRPTICTADDQNCIAIVGRIHYDVGGYNYRPDTAATSPQKLDSGENLRRARIGIAGKFLSDWNFALIYDFGGSSDGFGGTGAAGATSVGFLPGGGTSGVENAYLSYTGFKPFGGKMAIEGGIMDLAWTMDESTSSNDIMFMERASAGIIAQNIAAGDFRSTAGTRWWNDQLWVGGYVTGPTTGAIHSASSTSPAGTSEQYGAVARIAGNPISGKNYSVHIGADAEWLIQPPRNLVTQAQTLTLSDRPELRIDPTSLISTGAIANVSGAQVYGVEAAATYGSFIAQGEYYWFNIDRTANTGLPPFGAPSLKFDGGYAQVGYVLTGETHSYNAANAAYGGVKPANPFSLAGGGWGAWEIAGRFSQMNLNDQLATAAGVAGGRQNVYTLALNWYVNSNVRFMLDYLHGDISKQASAVSTLDAGSKFNAVAMRTQIAW, from the coding sequence ATGGGTGCGACAAAGCTAAGTGCAATTGCCGTTGGAATCGCAGGTGCGCTCGCCGCTTCGCCGGCGTTTGCGGAAAGCAGCGACGCCGAGATCGCGCTGCTGAAGCAGCAGCTGCACATGCTTGAGCAGAAGCTCGACAAACTGCAGAAGCAGAGCGACGCCAACTCGGCGACCGCCGCCTCCGCCAATGCGCGCGCGAAAGCAGCGGACACCAAGGCCGCCGACGCGAATGCGAAAGCTGCGAGCGTCGCCAACGCCAACGCGGCGCTCCCGGTCAAGGGTCCGATCGCGGCGTCAGGCGTCGTCGTGACGATGCCGAACAACCGGCCGACGATCTGCACCGCGGACGACCAGAACTGCATCGCCATCGTCGGCCGCATTCACTATGACGTCGGCGGCTACAACTATCGGCCGGATACGGCAGCGACCTCGCCGCAAAAGCTCGACAGCGGCGAGAATCTCCGTCGCGCGCGCATCGGCATTGCCGGCAAATTCCTCAGCGACTGGAATTTCGCGCTGATCTACGACTTCGGCGGATCGTCCGACGGCTTTGGCGGCACCGGCGCGGCCGGCGCGACCTCGGTCGGCTTCCTTCCCGGCGGCGGCACCTCGGGCGTCGAGAATGCCTATCTCAGCTACACCGGCTTCAAGCCGTTCGGCGGCAAGATGGCGATCGAAGGCGGCATCATGGACCTCGCCTGGACGATGGACGAGTCCACCAGCTCCAACGACATCATGTTCATGGAACGCGCCTCGGCAGGCATCATCGCGCAGAATATCGCGGCCGGCGACTTCCGCTCGACGGCCGGCACCCGCTGGTGGAACGACCAGCTCTGGGTCGGCGGCTATGTCACCGGACCGACCACGGGCGCGATCCACTCCGCCTCCAGCACCTCGCCGGCCGGGACGTCGGAGCAATATGGCGCGGTCGCCCGTATCGCCGGCAATCCGATCAGCGGCAAGAACTATTCGGTGCATATCGGCGCCGACGCGGAATGGCTGATCCAGCCGCCGCGCAATCTGGTAACGCAGGCGCAAACGCTGACGCTCAGCGACCGGCCCGAGCTGCGCATCGATCCGACCTCGCTGATTTCGACCGGCGCGATCGCCAACGTCTCGGGGGCGCAGGTCTACGGCGTCGAAGCGGCGGCGACCTACGGCTCGTTCATCGCGCAGGGTGAATACTACTGGTTCAACATCGACCGCACGGCAAATACCGGGCTGCCGCCGTTCGGCGCGCCGAGCCTGAAGTTCGACGGCGGCTACGCGCAGGTCGGCTACGTCCTGACCGGCGAGACCCATTCCTACAACGCAGCGAACGCCGCCTATGGCGGCGTCAAGCCGGCGAATCCGTTCTCGCTCGCCGGCGGCGGCTGGGGCGCCTGGGAAATCGCCGGACGCTTCAGCCAGATGAACCTCAACGATCAGCTTGCCACCGCAGCCGGCGTCGCGGGCGGACGGCAGAACGTCTACACCCTCGCGCTGAACTGGTACGTCAACAGCAACGTCCGCTTCATGCTCGACTACCTGCATGGCGACATCTCCAAGCAGGCTTCGGCGGTCTCGACCCTCGATGCGGGTTCGAAGTTCAACGCGGTCGCAATGCGCACGCAGATTGCGTGGTGA
- a CDS encoding winged helix-turn-helix transcriptional regulator — protein MKRQNFARRPGCAVEAALDLIDGKWKGVILFHLQAGTQRFGELRRRMPGITQRMLTKQLRALEDDGLVIRKVYAEVPPRVEYTLSELGESLRPVIDILKAWGESHQERLSCAPAPEVVKKPKRAA, from the coding sequence ATGAAACGGCAGAATTTCGCCCGTCGGCCGGGCTGCGCGGTCGAGGCGGCGCTCGACCTGATCGACGGCAAATGGAAAGGCGTGATCCTGTTTCATCTGCAGGCCGGCACCCAGCGCTTCGGCGAGTTGCGACGGCGGATGCCCGGCATCACCCAGCGCATGCTGACCAAGCAGCTGCGCGCGCTCGAGGACGACGGTCTCGTGATCCGCAAGGTCTATGCCGAGGTGCCGCCGCGGGTCGAATACACGCTGTCCGAACTCGGCGAGAGCCTGCGCCCGGTGATCGATATCCTGAAAGCCTGGGGCGAGAGCCATCAGGAGCGGCTGTCCTGCGCACCCGCGCCTGAAGTCGTGAAGAAGCCGAAGCGCGCGGCGTAA
- a CDS encoding zinc-binding alcohol dehydrogenase family protein codes for MKAVGYQTSLPIEAADALVDFETAKPEPKGRDIRIAVKAISANPVDYKVRKRAAPPAGEYKILGYDAAGVVDAVGPDVSLFKVGDEVFYAGSIQRQGTNSEFHLVDERIVGIKPTSLSFAQAAALPLTSITAWELLFDRLGAVPGKSLDPRTLLITGGAGGVGSILIQLARRLTGLTVVATATRPESQKWCLELGAHAVIDHSRPMKEQIETLKLPPVGLVASLTYTDQHYKSIADFIAPQGKFGLIDDPSEFNVAAFKGKAVSVHWESMFTRSSFQTPDMIAQHHLLNDVADLLDKGVLRTTLDQTFGTINAANLKRAHALLESGKSRGKIVLEGW; via the coding sequence ATGAAGGCCGTCGGATACCAGACATCGCTGCCGATCGAGGCAGCGGACGCGCTCGTCGATTTCGAGACTGCGAAGCCGGAGCCGAAGGGCCGCGACATCCGCATCGCGGTGAAGGCGATCTCGGCCAACCCGGTCGACTACAAGGTGCGCAAGCGCGCCGCGCCCCCGGCGGGTGAATACAAGATCCTCGGCTACGACGCGGCCGGCGTGGTCGATGCTGTCGGTCCCGACGTCAGCCTGTTCAAGGTCGGCGACGAGGTGTTCTATGCCGGATCGATCCAGCGTCAGGGCACCAACTCCGAATTCCATCTGGTCGACGAGCGGATCGTCGGCATCAAGCCAACGTCGCTCTCGTTCGCGCAGGCGGCAGCGCTACCGCTGACCTCGATCACCGCCTGGGAGCTGCTGTTCGACCGGCTCGGCGCGGTGCCCGGCAAGAGCCTCGATCCGCGCACGCTGCTGATCACGGGCGGTGCCGGCGGCGTCGGCTCGATCCTGATCCAGCTCGCCCGCCGTCTCACCGGGCTGACCGTGGTTGCGACCGCGACGCGGCCGGAATCGCAGAAGTGGTGCCTCGAGCTCGGCGCACATGCCGTGATCGATCATTCCAGGCCGATGAAGGAGCAGATCGAGACGTTGAAGCTGCCGCCGGTCGGCCTCGTCGCCAGCCTCACCTACACCGACCAGCACTACAAGAGCATCGCCGACTTCATCGCGCCGCAAGGCAAGTTCGGCCTGATCGACGATCCATCGGAGTTCAACGTCGCGGCCTTCAAGGGCAAGGCGGTATCGGTGCACTGGGAATCGATGTTCACCCGGTCCTCGTTCCAGACGCCTGACATGATCGCGCAGCATCATCTGCTCAACGACGTCGCCGACCTCCTCGACAAGGGCGTGCTGCGCACCACGCTCGACCAGACTTTTGGCACCATCAACGCCGCGAATTTGAAACGCGCGCATGCGCTGCTCGAAAGCGGCAAGTCGCGCGGCAAGATCGTGCTCGAGGGTTGGTAG
- a CDS encoding SDR family NAD(P)-dependent oxidoreductase: MNIDLSGKTALVTGSTAGIGHAIARGLAGTGAEVVVNGRGQAKVDAAVAAITKAVPGSKVRGIAADVSSAAGCKALLAALPDVDILVNNAGIFEPKDFFEIPDEDWSRFFEINVMSGVRLSRTYMPGMLKRNWGRIVFISSESGLNIPTEMIQYGMTKTAQLAISRGLAELTRGTAVTVNSVLPGPTMSEGVETFVKDLAKQNGQSVDEAAANFVKQHRPTSLLQRFASPEEIANLVVYVCSTLSSATNGAALRAEGGIISTIA, translated from the coding sequence ATGAATATCGACCTTTCCGGAAAGACTGCGCTCGTCACCGGCTCGACCGCCGGCATCGGCCATGCCATCGCAAGGGGGCTTGCCGGAACGGGCGCCGAGGTCGTCGTCAACGGCCGCGGCCAGGCCAAGGTGGATGCCGCGGTCGCAGCGATCACGAAGGCAGTCCCGGGCAGCAAGGTCCGCGGCATCGCCGCCGACGTCTCGAGCGCCGCCGGCTGCAAGGCGCTGCTCGCGGCGCTGCCCGATGTCGATATCCTCGTCAACAATGCCGGCATTTTCGAGCCGAAGGACTTCTTCGAGATCCCCGACGAGGACTGGAGCCGTTTCTTCGAGATCAACGTGATGTCGGGCGTGCGGCTGTCGCGCACCTATATGCCTGGGATGCTGAAGCGCAATTGGGGCCGTATCGTCTTCATCTCCTCGGAGTCGGGCCTCAACATTCCGACCGAGATGATTCAATACGGCATGACCAAGACCGCGCAGCTTGCGATCTCGCGCGGGCTTGCCGAGCTGACCCGCGGCACTGCCGTCACCGTTAATTCCGTGCTGCCGGGCCCGACCATGTCGGAGGGCGTCGAGACGTTCGTGAAGGATCTGGCGAAGCAGAACGGCCAGTCGGTCGACGAGGCGGCGGCCAATTTCGTCAAGCAGCATCGTCCGACCTCGCTGCTGCAGCGCTTCGCCAGCCCGGAAGAAATCGCCAATCTCGTGGTCTATGTCTGCTCGACGCTGTCGTCGGCCACCAACGGCGCGGCGCTGCGCGCCGAAGGCGGCATTATCAGCACGATCGCGTAA
- a CDS encoding class I SAM-dependent methyltransferase: MSEWATDWRARNMAMWNRKVSDHIRSPVYDVPGFIAGRSSLRSHEIRDLGDIGAKHLVHLQCHIGLDTLSWARRGARVTGLDFSQTSIAAARRIAARCELDAEFVIADVYEAPRVLGRRFDIVYTGVGALCWLPDIARWAQVVRDLLKPGGELYLFEFHPVEWMLDWRAADRTELKFDYFTPCEGCVDRRAIDDAAIAPGTVQWNHPLGEVITALAAAGLNITELRELDRSVLKRRPEMEDAGLGMFRMRPGMPQLPLMYVLRARRP, translated from the coding sequence ATGTCAGAATGGGCGACCGACTGGCGTGCGCGGAACATGGCGATGTGGAACCGCAAGGTCTCCGATCACATCCGCTCGCCGGTCTACGATGTGCCGGGCTTCATCGCGGGACGCTCCTCGCTGCGATCGCATGAGATCAGGGATCTCGGCGATATCGGTGCAAAGCATCTCGTCCATCTGCAATGTCATATCGGGCTCGATACGCTGTCCTGGGCGCGGCGTGGCGCGCGCGTCACCGGCCTCGATTTTTCGCAAACGTCGATCGCTGCGGCGCGCAGGATCGCCGCCAGATGCGAGCTCGACGCCGAGTTCGTGATCGCCGATGTCTACGAGGCGCCTCGCGTGCTCGGACGCCGCTTCGACATCGTCTATACCGGCGTCGGCGCGCTGTGCTGGCTGCCCGATATCGCGCGCTGGGCGCAGGTCGTGCGCGACCTGCTGAAGCCCGGCGGCGAGCTCTATCTGTTCGAGTTCCACCCGGTCGAATGGATGCTGGATTGGCGCGCCGCCGATCGGACCGAACTCAAATTCGATTACTTCACGCCGTGCGAGGGATGCGTCGATCGCCGCGCCATCGACGATGCGGCCATCGCGCCCGGAACGGTGCAGTGGAATCATCCGCTCGGCGAGGTCATCACCGCGCTCGCCGCTGCAGGCCTCAATATCACGGAGTTGCGCGAGCTCGACCGCTCGGTGCTCAAGCGCCGGCCGGAGATGGAGGACGCGGGCCTCGGCATGTTCAGGATGAGGCCGGGAATGCCGCAACTGCCGCTGATGTATGTGCTGCGGGCGAGACGGCCGTGA
- the rplQ gene encoding 50S ribosomal protein L17 has translation MRHGKVHRKLNRTAEHRRAMFANMSAALIKHEQIVTTLPKAKELRPIVEKLVTLGKKGGLSLRRQAISELRDLDQVKKLFDVLAPRYKDRQGGYTRIIKAGFRYGDNAAMAVIEFVDRDVDAKGKDSGPTQEKEAEAA, from the coding sequence ATGCGTCACGGCAAGGTTCATCGCAAGCTCAACCGCACCGCCGAGCACCGGCGTGCGATGTTCGCCAACATGTCGGCGGCCCTGATCAAGCACGAGCAGATCGTCACCACGCTGCCGAAGGCCAAGGAGCTGCGGCCGATCGTCGAGAAGCTCGTCACCCTCGGCAAGAAGGGCGGCCTGTCGCTGCGCCGCCAGGCGATCTCGGAGCTGCGCGACCTCGACCAGGTCAAGAAGCTGTTCGATGTGCTGGCACCCCGCTACAAGGACCGCCAGGGCGGCTACACCCGCATCATCAAGGCCGGATTCCGCTACGGTGACAACGCGGCGATGGCCGTGATCGAATTCGTCGACCGCGACGTCGATGCGAAGGGCAAGGACTCCGGCCCGACCCAGGAAAAGGAAGCCGAGGCGGCCTAA
- a CDS encoding DNA-directed RNA polymerase subunit alpha translates to MGDTVTIQKNWQELIRPNKLQVTPGSDPTRFATIVAEPLERGFGQTLGNALRRILLSSLQGAAVQSVHIDGVLHEFSSIAGVREDVTDMVLNIKDIAIKMQGEGPKRMVVKKQGPGAVTAGDIQTVGDVVVLNPDLQLCTLDDGAEIRMEFTVTTGKGYVAAERNRPEDAPIGLIPVDSLFSPVRKVSYKVENTREGQILDYDKLTMTIETNGAITPDDAVAYAARILQDQLNVFVNFEEPRKEVTQEIIPDLAFNPAFLKKVDELELSVRSANCLKNDNIVYIGDLVQKSEAEMLRTPNFGRKSLNEIKEVLAQMGLHLGMEVPGWPPENIDELAKRFEDHY, encoded by the coding sequence ATGGGTGACACAGTGACGATCCAGAAAAATTGGCAAGAGCTTATTCGACCGAACAAGCTGCAGGTGACGCCCGGCTCGGACCCGACCCGGTTTGCCACCATCGTCGCCGAGCCGCTCGAGCGCGGCTTCGGCCAGACGCTCGGCAACGCGCTGCGCCGCATCCTGCTGTCCTCGCTGCAGGGCGCCGCGGTGCAGTCGGTGCATATCGACGGCGTGCTGCACGAGTTCTCGTCGATTGCCGGCGTCCGTGAGGACGTCACCGACATGGTGCTCAACATCAAGGACATCGCGATCAAGATGCAGGGCGAAGGCCCGAAGCGCATGGTCGTGAAGAAGCAGGGCCCGGGCGCCGTCACCGCCGGCGACATCCAGACCGTTGGCGACGTCGTGGTGCTCAATCCGGACCTGCAGCTCTGCACGCTGGACGACGGCGCCGAGATTCGCATGGAGTTCACGGTCACCACCGGCAAGGGCTATGTCGCCGCCGAGCGCAACCGGCCCGAGGATGCGCCGATCGGCCTGATCCCGGTCGACAGCCTGTTCTCGCCGGTCCGCAAGGTCTCCTACAAGGTCGAGAACACCCGCGAGGGCCAGATCCTCGACTACGACAAGCTGACCATGACGATCGAGACCAACGGCGCGATCACGCCGGATGACGCCGTCGCCTACGCCGCGCGCATCCTGCAGGACCAGCTCAACGTGTTCGTCAACTTCGAAGAGCCGCGCAAGGAAGTCACCCAGGAGATCATCCCGGATCTCGCCTTCAACCCGGCCTTCCTCAAGAAGGTCGACGAGCTCGAGCTCTCGGTGCGTTCGGCAAACTGCCTGAAGAACGACAACATCGTCTATATCGGCGACCTCGTGCAGAAGTCGGAAGCGGAAATGCTGCGCACCCCGAACTTCGGCCGCAAGTCGCTCAACGAGATCAAGGAAGTGCTGGCCCAGATGGGTCTGCACCTCGGCATGGAAGTGCCGGGCTGGCCGCCGGAGAACATCGACGAGCTCGCCAAGCGCTTCGAGGATCACTACTGA
- the rpsK gene encoding 30S ribosomal protein S11, which translates to MGKEATRVRRRERKNIASGIAHVNSSFNNTTITITDAQGNTIAWSSAGTMGFKGSRKSTPYAAQVAAEDVSKKAQEHGMRTLEVEVAGPGSGRESALRALQAAGFTVTSIRDVTTIPHNGCRPRKRRRV; encoded by the coding sequence ATGGGCAAGGAAGCCACCCGCGTACGCCGCCGCGAACGCAAGAACATCGCCTCCGGCATCGCGCACGTGAATTCGTCGTTCAACAACACGACCATCACCATCACCGACGCGCAGGGCAACACCATCGCCTGGTCGTCGGCCGGCACGATGGGCTTCAAGGGCTCGCGCAAGTCGACCCCCTACGCCGCGCAGGTTGCGGCTGAAGACGTCTCCAAGAAGGCGCAGGAGCACGGCATGCGCACGCTGGAGGTTGAAGTTGCCGGCCCGGGTTCGGGCCGTGAATCGGCGCTCCGCGCGCTGCAGGCTGCGGGCTTCACCGTCACCTCGATCCGCGACGTGACCACCATCCCGCACAATGGCTGCCGTCCGCGCAAGCGCCGGCGCGTCTGA
- the rpsM gene encoding 30S ribosomal protein S13, with protein sequence MARIAGVNIPTNKRVLIALQYIHGIGQKNAADIMEKVKIPLDRRVSQLSDQEVLQIREVIDRDYLVEGDLRREVGINIKRLMDLGCYRGLRHRRGLPVRGQRTHTNARTRKGPAKAIAGKKK encoded by the coding sequence GTGGCCCGTATTGCCGGCGTCAACATTCCGACCAACAAGCGCGTGCTGATCGCGCTTCAGTACATTCATGGCATCGGCCAGAAGAACGCCGCCGACATCATGGAGAAGGTGAAGATCCCGCTGGATCGTCGCGTCAGCCAGCTGAGCGACCAGGAAGTCCTGCAGATCCGCGAAGTCATCGACCGCGACTACCTGGTCGAGGGCGACCTCCGTCGCGAGGTCGGCATCAACATCAAGCGGCTGATGGACCTCGGCTGCTATCGCGGCCTGCGTCATCGCCGCGGTCTGCCGGTGCGCGGCCAGCGCACCCATACCAATGCGCGCACGCGCAAGGGGCCGGCCAAGGCAATCGCCGGCAAGAAGAAGTAA
- a CDS encoding adenylate kinase codes for MRLILLGPPGSGKGTQAQRLVHKHGIVQLSTGEMLRAAVAAGTPIGLQAKEIMANGGLVPDEVVVGIIADRIEEPDAKKGFILDGFPRTVPQAEALDELLRKKHLKLDAVVELRVNESALLARVEKRAEETRARGEDVRLDDTPEVLTKRLAQYRSLTEPLIHYYSERRKLLTVDGMMTIEHVTREINRILGALGALGEEEQVKPAKKASKGARKTAKVAGKPAKKPAKVAKKAASPARKAAKAASKAKVAKKPAKKAARGASARKGAKATKKVAKKLTKKRAKR; via the coding sequence ATGAGACTGATTCTTCTCGGCCCGCCGGGCTCGGGCAAGGGCACCCAGGCGCAGCGGCTGGTCCACAAGCACGGCATCGTCCAGCTCTCGACCGGTGAGATGCTGCGCGCGGCCGTCGCCGCAGGCACCCCGATCGGCCTGCAGGCCAAGGAGATCATGGCCAATGGCGGCCTGGTCCCCGACGAGGTCGTGGTCGGAATCATCGCCGACCGCATCGAGGAGCCCGATGCCAAAAAGGGCTTCATCCTCGACGGCTTCCCGCGCACGGTGCCGCAAGCCGAAGCCCTGGACGAACTGCTGCGGAAGAAGCACCTCAAGCTCGATGCCGTCGTCGAGCTCCGCGTCAACGAGAGCGCGCTGCTCGCGCGCGTCGAGAAGCGCGCCGAGGAGACCCGGGCGCGCGGCGAGGACGTGCGCCTCGACGATACGCCGGAGGTCCTGACCAAGCGCCTAGCGCAGTACCGCTCGCTGACGGAGCCGCTGATTCACTATTACTCCGAGCGGCGCAAGCTTCTGACCGTCGATGGCATGATGACCATCGAGCACGTCACCCGCGAGATCAACCGGATCCTGGGCGCGCTCGGCGCGCTGGGAGAGGAAGAGCAGGTCAAACCCGCCAAAAAAGCCTCGAAGGGCGCCAGGAAGACCGCCAAGGTTGCCGGGAAGCCGGCCAAGAAGCCAGCAAAGGTGGCCAAAAAGGCCGCCAGCCCGGCCCGCAAGGCCGCCAAAGCGGCTTCCAAGGCCAAAGTCGCAAAAAAGCCGGCCAAGAAGGCTGCTCGCGGCGCCAGTGCCCGGAAGGGGGCAAAAGCCACCAAAAAGGTGGCAAAAAAGCTCACGAAAAAGCGAGCTAAACGCTAG
- a CDS encoding preprotein translocase subunit SecY yields the protein MQLLSVVWGRLGALERSGEAGRRKIVRCTLIVTLGFAVFQAFGIASALQGIRGLVAEPGSWFLASTIATMVGGVFFLVWLSEQITRHGIGNGLALILSVGVVVSLPSEIATALELLRQGAVSGNVLLFNGVLWIALIGLIVLVESARRNVPVEYGPRQVGKRLLGPRASVLSIKLNSAGFLIPTTVALWVIYLPLSFGAYLFGRTPWLAAAYAHLQFAQPLHIILGSMIVIVLAFIYTARVLDPEQAAETLQAQGGTIPGIAPGEATADHLDRIASLTTVVGAVYLVAVSLIPELLVAGGVALPYKIGGGSVLIVVCTILDLKKQVRDLSRSNRGGERI from the coding sequence ATGCAGCTGCTCTCGGTGGTGTGGGGCAGGCTGGGCGCGCTCGAACGCTCAGGCGAGGCCGGCCGCCGCAAGATCGTCCGCTGCACCTTGATCGTGACGCTGGGGTTTGCCGTCTTCCAGGCCTTCGGCATTGCATCCGCTTTGCAGGGCATTCGAGGTCTGGTCGCCGAACCCGGCTCCTGGTTTCTGGCGTCGACGATCGCAACGATGGTCGGCGGCGTCTTCTTCCTGGTCTGGCTCAGCGAGCAGATCACCCGTCACGGCATCGGCAACGGGCTTGCGCTCATCCTGAGCGTCGGCGTCGTGGTATCGCTGCCGTCGGAAATCGCCACCGCCCTCGAGCTGCTGCGACAGGGCGCAGTATCCGGCAATGTCCTGCTCTTCAACGGCGTGCTCTGGATTGCGCTGATCGGTCTGATCGTCCTGGTCGAGAGCGCACGGCGCAACGTGCCGGTGGAGTATGGCCCGCGGCAAGTCGGCAAGCGGCTCCTTGGCCCGCGCGCCTCGGTGCTGTCGATCAAGCTCAACAGCGCGGGTTTCCTGATCCCGACGACAGTGGCGCTGTGGGTGATCTATCTGCCGCTCTCGTTCGGCGCCTATCTGTTCGGCCGGACACCGTGGCTGGCCGCGGCCTATGCGCATCTCCAGTTCGCGCAGCCGCTGCACATCATTCTCGGATCGATGATCGTCATCGTGCTGGCCTTCATCTACACCGCCCGCGTGCTCGATCCCGAGCAGGCCGCCGAGACCCTGCAGGCGCAGGGCGGCACGATACCGGGCATAGCGCCGGGCGAGGCGACCGCCGATCATCTCGATCGCATCGCATCGTTGACGACCGTCGTCGGAGCCGTCTACCTCGTCGCGGTATCGCTGATTCCAGAGCTGCTGGTGGCAGGTGGGGTGGCGCTGCCCTATAAAATCGGTGGTGGTTCGGTGCTGATTGTGGTTTGCACTATTCTTGATCTTAAAAAGCAGGTGCGCGATCTATCGCGCAGCAATCGCGGGGGCGAACGCATATGA